One region of Chryseobacterium sp. C-71 genomic DNA includes:
- a CDS encoding YfbM family protein has translation MGMIANLLRVSQNKLEEYLKDSSLLENDMYNEDSDDKNLQLADIDKSWDGIIFLLTGEGFQDNDNALMRVLFSRQLIDEEQDMGVGPAHYLTPNEVKEIHSQISTVTVKDLKEKYNPTKMEELEVYPNIWKRDNDYGFEYLSRYFLDVQRIYAEASQNNEAIITFLN, from the coding sequence ATGGGCATGATTGCAAACCTTCTTCGTGTAAGTCAAAATAAGCTTGAAGAATACCTCAAAGACAGTTCTTTACTTGAGAATGATATGTATAATGAAGATTCTGATGATAAAAATCTTCAACTAGCTGACATCGATAAATCCTGGGATGGAATCATCTTTCTACTGACAGGGGAAGGCTTTCAAGACAATGATAATGCTCTTATGAGAGTTCTTTTTAGCAGGCAGCTTATCGATGAAGAGCAGGATATGGGAGTTGGCCCCGCTCATTATCTTACCCCTAATGAAGTAAAAGAAATACATTCTCAAATTTCAACGGTTACGGTTAAAGATTTGAAAGAAAAATATAATCCTACAAAAATGGAAGAGCTTGAAGTGTATCCCAATATATGGAAAAGGGACAATGATTATGGTTTCGAATATTTATCTCGCTACTTTTTGGATGTACAAAGAATATATGCAGAAGCTTCTCAAAACAATGAAGCAATTATAACTTTTTTAAACTAA
- the dapF gene encoding diaminopimelate epimerase, which translates to MEFYKYQGTGNDFVMLDNRSGEWNDLSIEHIQKLCDRRFGIGADGLIKINTAEGVDFEVDYYNSDGSKSFCGNGARCSVAFAHFLSIFKNNKTVFTAIDGLHEAEINEDIVKLKMGDVTTINSDGDDSVLDTGSPHYVKYVEDISNFNVFAEGNSIRNSANYQEKGINVNFVENISDDEIFVRTYERGVENETYSCGTGVTASALTFLQKSDLTSIKVKTLGGDLKVYAEKNGSSFQEIWLEGPAKQVFSGKVDLI; encoded by the coding sequence ATGGAATTTTATAAATATCAGGGAACAGGAAACGACTTTGTAATGCTAGACAACCGTTCCGGAGAGTGGAATGATCTTTCTATTGAGCATATACAAAAATTGTGTGACCGCCGTTTTGGAATTGGTGCAGACGGATTGATCAAAATAAACACAGCAGAAGGTGTAGATTTTGAGGTTGATTATTACAATTCTGACGGTTCTAAAAGTTTTTGTGGAAACGGAGCCCGTTGTTCAGTTGCCTTTGCACATTTCCTTTCTATTTTTAAAAATAACAAGACCGTATTTACGGCAATTGACGGACTTCACGAAGCTGAAATCAATGAAGACATTGTAAAACTGAAAATGGGTGACGTTACGACCATCAACAGTGATGGTGATGATTCCGTTTTAGATACCGGATCGCCGCATTATGTAAAATATGTAGAAGACATTTCGAATTTCAACGTTTTTGCAGAAGGAAACAGCATCAGAAATTCTGCAAATTATCAGGAAAAAGGCATCAATGTGAATTTTGTTGAAAATATTTCTGATGATGAAATTTTCGTAAGAACCTATGAACGAGGCGTTGAGAACGAAACTTACAGTTGTGGAACCGGTGTTACCGCTTCTGCTTTAACTTTTCTCCAAAAAAGCGATCTAACCTCCATAAAAGTTAAAACGTTGGGCGGTGATCTTAAAGTGTATGCTGAAAAAAATGGAAGTTCTTTCCAGGAAATTTGGCTAGAAGGTCCGGCAAAACAGGTTTTCAGTGGTAAGGTTGATCTTATTTAA
- a CDS encoding Hsp70 family protein: MGNINFGIDLGTTNSGISKFADGKVQIYKNPVGFSDTLPSIVAYKKGRILIGDKARELLKSAHLDVFSSFKRKMGTEHLYDVADTEEQKSPVELSAMILKELQSFIQDEKPQSIVITIPASFDTVQSNATKKAGLLAGFQQVVLLQEPIAACLAYANFQTQDQSEEKNWLVYDFGGGTFDVALVKINERELKITDHEGNNFLGGVDLDHLVIEHLFVPKIEAVLNEESLFKKLMSKENSFYAKLYYELLYKAEEIKKELSVKDTINTELELNDGDHYIDFEISRNDFNKVIAPKVDETITLIKKLLEENQKSASDIERIILVGGTTYIPYIREHLKEVFGIIVDHSIDPSTAVMVGAAYFAGTKEEDTQIIKTETHLSSDQKEIQNSNKIDLKLIYEVNTQDDEELLVGSVKGDFDGYYRITRKDGGFDTGLMSFKNKFSEFVKILPKQINQFSLTVSDQHQNVVFEQNDISINHGIYNISGQPLPNDICLEVDDNFGSTYLERIFKKNDILPLKKTIYKTTSKNFNKEADDKLIINILEGKNATLPASNMSIGYIEINSKDLPINLLKGMDIELKFSMSESRDLSVSVYISSVDFEKNEVFNPHTKHINKDKFQEDIDKVIDEIETELSYVQNVDEADPEDIAVLVKFKNIKDELFRIKFDLIEVQEDEQTERIFQLDERKRRALQEYDKIVRFRDVIYEIEEYKASKKDLESQLEEATQRQKEQFQKIIKDEKIFLESNEKSLIKRKTKELDKLHSEIYYQKDESYASLYYYYKYRDIDDYKDQKKAMKLFDSGDKAMENNNFKEVKYVIQGLYDLLKVKPKNPFEDTDGNLGLK, encoded by the coding sequence ATGGGAAATATAAATTTTGGGATAGACTTAGGAACCACCAATTCGGGGATTTCAAAGTTTGCAGACGGAAAAGTTCAGATTTATAAAAATCCGGTAGGCTTCAGCGATACATTGCCTTCAATTGTTGCCTACAAAAAAGGGAGAATTCTCATTGGTGATAAAGCCAGAGAACTTTTGAAATCAGCGCATCTGGATGTTTTTTCTTCTTTCAAAAGAAAGATGGGAACTGAACATTTGTATGATGTTGCCGATACCGAGGAACAAAAAAGCCCGGTTGAACTTTCGGCGATGATTTTGAAAGAACTCCAGAGTTTCATTCAGGACGAAAAACCTCAATCTATTGTCATTACCATTCCTGCATCTTTTGATACCGTACAGTCGAATGCGACGAAGAAAGCAGGTCTTTTAGCAGGTTTTCAGCAGGTTGTTCTTTTGCAGGAACCTATTGCAGCGTGTCTGGCGTATGCTAATTTTCAGACTCAGGATCAGTCTGAAGAAAAAAACTGGTTGGTATACGATTTCGGTGGCGGAACTTTCGATGTCGCTTTGGTGAAAATCAATGAGCGCGAACTTAAAATTACAGATCACGAAGGAAACAACTTTTTAGGTGGCGTTGACCTTGACCATTTGGTGATTGAGCATTTATTTGTTCCTAAAATTGAAGCGGTTTTAAATGAAGAATCACTTTTCAAAAAGCTGATGTCTAAAGAAAATAGTTTTTATGCAAAACTATATTACGAACTGCTGTACAAAGCTGAAGAGATCAAAAAAGAATTATCAGTAAAAGATACAATCAATACCGAACTTGAATTGAATGACGGTGATCATTATATCGATTTTGAAATTTCAAGAAACGATTTCAATAAAGTGATCGCTCCAAAAGTGGATGAAACAATTACCCTCATCAAGAAACTTTTAGAAGAAAATCAAAAATCGGCGAGTGATATTGAACGAATTATTTTGGTAGGCGGAACGACTTACATTCCGTACATCAGAGAGCATCTGAAAGAGGTTTTCGGAATTATAGTAGATCACTCAATAGATCCGTCGACAGCAGTGATGGTGGGTGCAGCCTATTTTGCAGGAACTAAAGAAGAAGATACCCAAATAATTAAAACTGAAACTCATTTAAGTTCAGACCAGAAAGAAATTCAAAATTCTAATAAGATCGATTTAAAATTGATCTACGAAGTCAATACGCAGGATGATGAAGAGCTTTTGGTGGGAAGCGTTAAAGGAGACTTCGATGGATATTACAGAATTACCCGAAAAGACGGAGGTTTTGATACGGGTTTGATGAGCTTTAAAAATAAATTTTCAGAGTTTGTAAAGATTCTTCCGAAGCAGATTAACCAGTTTAGTCTGACGGTTTCTGATCAACATCAGAATGTGGTTTTTGAGCAGAATGATATTTCGATTAATCACGGAATTTATAATATTTCCGGACAGCCGTTGCCGAATGATATTTGCCTCGAAGTGGATGATAATTTTGGAAGCACTTATCTTGAAAGAATTTTCAAGAAAAATGATATTCTTCCGCTTAAAAAGACGATTTATAAAACGACCTCAAAAAACTTTAATAAAGAAGCCGATGATAAGCTGATCATCAATATTTTGGAAGGTAAAAATGCTACGCTTCCTGCAAGCAATATGAGCATCGGATATATCGAAATCAATTCAAAAGATTTACCGATTAATTTATTGAAAGGAATGGATATCGAACTGAAATTCAGCATGAGCGAGTCCCGCGATCTGTCGGTTTCGGTGTACATCAGTTCGGTAGATTTTGAGAAAAATGAAGTGTTCAATCCGCATACAAAACATATCAATAAAGATAAATTTCAGGAAGATATCGACAAAGTAATTGATGAAATAGAAACTGAGCTAAGTTATGTTCAAAATGTAGACGAAGCAGATCCTGAAGATATTGCTGTTTTGGTAAAATTTAAAAACATCAAGGACGAGCTTTTCAGAATTAAATTTGACCTGATTGAAGTGCAGGAAGATGAACAGACCGAAAGGATTTTTCAGCTTGATGAGAGAAAAAGACGTGCTTTGCAGGAATATGATAAAATCGTCCGTTTCCGTGATGTTATTTACGAAATAGAAGAGTATAAAGCTTCAAAAAAGGATTTGGAAAGTCAGCTTGAAGAAGCTACTCAAAGGCAGAAAGAACAATTCCAAAAAATCATTAAAGACGAAAAGATATTTCTGGAATCCAACGAGAAGTCACTCATCAAGAGAAAAACGAAAGAATTAGATAAACTGCATTCAGAAATTTACTATCAGAAAGATGAATCTTACGCTTCATTGTATTATTACTACAAATACCGTGATATAGACGATTACAAAGATCAGAAGAAAGCCATGAAACTTTTTGATTCCGGCGACAAAGCCATGGAAAATAACAATTTTAAAGAAGTAAAATATGTCATCCAGGGACTGTACGACTTGTTGAAAGTGAAACCTAAAAATCCGTTTGAAGACACCGACGGAAATCTGGGATTGAAATAA
- a CDS encoding glycosyl hydrolase: MKKIFPTLFLFFGTFFFAQNVSFETLLNDKISIRALEIWDGKVWYSGTDSKFGYVDLKNPQKQKQIKLSEKKLQFRTLAQDKKSFYAINIESPAYFFKIDKEKLTHEIVFTDTVKTAFYDALHFVNDDLAFSFSDPDSSLHLNLMTIIPQKDKFLSHKASFGNRIIKLNEGEAAFAASNTNLASFGKYLWLGTGGGSSRIFRTNINYMETEVFETNFIQDSEAQGIYSIDFANEKFGIAVGGDYTKQDANVNNIATTNNGGESWQIQASGQNAGYMTCVKIKPESKGKEIIAVGDQHISYSSDFGKTWKKISDEKGLFVCEWIDKNTVVFAGKDRIVKMKFN, translated from the coding sequence ATGAAAAAAATATTCCCCACATTATTTTTATTCTTTGGAACTTTTTTCTTTGCTCAAAATGTGAGTTTTGAAACATTACTCAATGATAAAATCAGCATCAGAGCTCTAGAAATCTGGGACGGCAAAGTCTGGTACAGCGGGACAGATTCAAAATTCGGATATGTAGATTTAAAAAATCCTCAAAAGCAAAAGCAGATAAAATTATCTGAAAAGAAGTTACAGTTTAGAACTTTGGCGCAGGATAAAAAATCGTTTTATGCGATTAATATTGAAAGTCCGGCTTATTTTTTTAAAATAGATAAAGAAAAACTTACTCATGAAATTGTATTTACTGATACCGTGAAAACGGCTTTTTATGATGCATTACATTTTGTAAATGATGATTTAGCTTTTTCATTTAGTGATCCAGATAGTAGTTTACATCTTAATTTAATGACGATTATACCTCAGAAAGATAAATTTTTGAGCCATAAGGCAAGTTTTGGAAATAGAATAATTAAACTAAACGAAGGTGAAGCAGCCTTTGCGGCCAGTAATACTAATTTAGCCTCATTTGGAAAATATCTTTGGCTGGGAACTGGAGGTGGGTCGTCCCGGATTTTCAGAACAAATATTAACTACATGGAAACAGAAGTTTTTGAGACCAATTTTATTCAAGATTCTGAAGCGCAGGGAATTTATTCAATCGATTTTGCTAATGAAAAATTCGGTATCGCAGTCGGCGGAGATTATACAAAACAGGATGCCAATGTCAACAATATTGCAACCACCAATAATGGTGGAGAATCTTGGCAGATTCAGGCGTCAGGACAAAATGCAGGATACATGACTTGCGTGAAGATAAAACCAGAATCAAAAGGCAAAGAAATCATTGCAGTCGGTGATCAGCACATAAGCTATTCCTCAGACTTTGGAAAAACATGGAAGAAAATTTCTGATGAAAAAGGACTTTTCGTCTGTGAATGGATTGATAAAAATACCGTAGTTTTTGCCGGGAAAGACAGGATCGTAAAAATGAAATTCAATTGA
- a CDS encoding APC family permease encodes MSKIWAKKPMSAYEADIQKSELKRVLGKWSLTAIGIGAIIGGGIFVLTGTGAYYNAGPALALSFVVAGIACVFAALCYAEFASILPVEGSAYAYAYGTVGEIFAWIIGWGLILEYAMGSMTVAVSWSGYFGKLLKMFGLHLPYWMTTDPGTANKAFGEATKQIAEGKLPADKLLGFQETINNFNAAPELLDFKLFLNLPALVIVLFVIWILLRGTKGAAKANNFIVILKVSAIIFVIIAGLFFIDTANWTPFIPDATTITENGVSHKAYGYGGIIAGASAIFFAYVGFDAVSTQAGEAINPKKDVPFAIITSLVICTILYILVSLVLTGMMHYSDFNPLGKYPDAIKAPVAYAFDIAGQAWAGYIITIAATVGLISVLMVMIMGQSRIFLGMSKDGLIPATFSKVNPTSGVPRKNLMILGTVIAIVASLTPINELAHMTSFGTLFAFTMVCVAVWVLRVKEPNLVRSFRVPALPVIACLGIAINVYLIFNLSKEAQMYSFGWLIIGFIIYFLYSKRNSKLQNGGYGETFKAEQKPLEDVNINIDNKE; translated from the coding sequence ATGTCAAAAATTTGGGCTAAAAAGCCAATGAGTGCTTATGAAGCTGATATACAGAAGAGCGAACTAAAACGTGTTTTAGGAAAATGGAGTCTTACTGCTATCGGAATTGGAGCTATTATCGGAGGAGGAATTTTTGTACTTACAGGTACTGGTGCCTATTACAACGCAGGGCCTGCATTGGCACTTTCTTTTGTAGTAGCGGGTATTGCCTGTGTATTTGCAGCTTTGTGTTATGCTGAGTTTGCGTCAATACTTCCCGTAGAAGGTTCTGCTTATGCGTATGCATACGGAACAGTAGGTGAAATTTTTGCCTGGATAATCGGGTGGGGTTTGATATTAGAGTATGCGATGGGATCGATGACGGTCGCCGTTTCATGGTCGGGTTATTTCGGTAAACTTCTCAAGATGTTTGGTCTTCATCTACCTTATTGGATGACCACAGATCCCGGAACTGCTAATAAAGCATTCGGGGAAGCTACAAAACAGATTGCTGAAGGAAAGCTTCCTGCAGATAAATTATTAGGTTTTCAGGAAACCATTAATAACTTCAATGCAGCTCCTGAATTATTAGATTTTAAACTGTTTTTAAATTTACCGGCATTGGTAATCGTTCTATTTGTAATCTGGATCTTATTGAGAGGTACAAAAGGCGCTGCTAAGGCCAACAACTTTATTGTAATCTTAAAAGTTTCTGCGATCATATTTGTAATTATTGCAGGTTTATTCTTCATAGATACTGCAAACTGGACACCTTTTATCCCTGATGCAACGACCATTACAGAAAACGGAGTCTCCCACAAAGCGTATGGCTATGGCGGAATTATTGCCGGAGCTTCTGCTATCTTCTTTGCTTATGTAGGTTTCGATGCGGTTTCTACACAGGCAGGTGAAGCGATTAATCCTAAAAAAGATGTACCTTTTGCTATCATTACTTCGTTAGTAATTTGTACAATTCTATATATCTTAGTATCACTTGTTCTTACAGGGATGATGCATTATAGTGATTTTAATCCTTTAGGTAAATATCCGGATGCAATTAAAGCTCCTGTAGCTTATGCATTTGATATTGCAGGTCAGGCTTGGGCTGGTTACATCATTACGATTGCCGCAACTGTAGGTTTGATTTCTGTATTGATGGTAATGATCATGGGACAGTCTAGAATTTTCTTAGGAATGTCTAAAGATGGTCTTATACCTGCAACTTTCTCAAAAGTAAATCCTACTTCTGGAGTTCCTAGAAAAAACTTAATGATTCTGGGGACAGTTATTGCGATTGTGGCATCACTGACACCAATTAACGAGTTGGCACACATGACAAGTTTCGGAACTTTGTTTGCCTTTACAATGGTTTGTGTTGCGGTTTGGGTTTTAAGAGTGAAAGAGCCAAATTTGGTAAGAAGTTTCAGAGTTCCTGCATTGCCTGTAATTGCTTGTTTAGGAATTGCAATCAATGTATACTTGATTTTCAACCTTAGTAAAGAAGCACAGATGTACTCATTTGGTTGGTTGATTATCGGATTTATCATTTACTTCCTTTACAGTAAGAGAAATTCAAAACTGCAGAATGGCGGTTATGGAGAAACCTTCAAGGCTGAACAAAAACCTTTAGAAGACGTCAACATCAATATTGACAATAAAGAATAA
- the pnuC gene encoding nicotinamide riboside transporter PnuC, which yields MNVYDLFVKPYESYTDLQIFLESTGTLFGILSVFFSIKKNIWVYPTGIISTIIYVYLLFIAGLLGDCMINVYYTIMSIYGWILWQRNSEDNIHVEVSWSTKKEWLISAVLFVLSVFLVMVIYYYKPLLDNNFISENVQYGFHHLDWANWMDIFTTSVFLVGMWLMAKRRIENWIFWILGDLISIPMYIYKGYGITSVQYLVFTVMATIGYIQWKKNFKQNNT from the coding sequence ATGAATGTATATGATCTCTTTGTAAAACCGTATGAAAGCTATACTGATTTGCAAATTTTTCTGGAATCTACGGGAACTTTGTTTGGAATTCTGAGCGTTTTCTTTTCTATTAAAAAAAACATCTGGGTTTATCCTACCGGAATTATTTCTACTATTATTTATGTTTACCTTCTTTTTATCGCAGGATTGCTGGGAGATTGTATGATCAACGTGTACTACACAATCATGAGCATTTATGGCTGGATTTTGTGGCAAAGAAATTCCGAAGACAATATTCATGTGGAAGTTTCCTGGTCTACCAAGAAAGAATGGTTGATTTCAGCAGTGCTTTTTGTGCTGAGTGTTTTCTTGGTGATGGTTATTTATTATTACAAACCTTTACTTGACAACAATTTTATTTCAGAAAATGTGCAGTATGGTTTTCATCATCTGGATTGGGCCAACTGGATGGATATTTTCACAACATCAGTATTCTTAGTAGGAATGTGGCTGATGGCAAAAAGACGCATCGAGAATTGGATTTTCTGGATTTTGGGCGATCTGATTTCTATCCCGATGTACATTTATAAAGGCTACGGAATTACTTCGGTACAGTATTTGGTTTTTACTGTGATGGCTACCATTGGCTATATTCAATGGAAGAAAAATTTTAAACAAAACAATACTTAA